The genomic region AGCTTGTTGTAAAAACAGAATAAGGTTTTGTACactccattttattttaaacgttTGCTCATTCGATCAAATGATGTAACACTTTTTAATAAGAACAAATGATATTATGGATTATCATTATGGGTTACCAAGTGCCATACTATGTGAAATATGGTATCCTTATATGTCAGACCTAATTGGTTACCTGGTAATTCTGAATGCTCAAGCTTGACAAAGCTCCATTATGGTGTCTTTGAAATTTTGTTTCCTTCTTGGGACTAATAGACGCTATTATTTAGTGGAGGGTTTGGCATGCAGCCCAGGGCCATGGGCAGATCCAAGCATTCAGTGCAATGCAGTGTGCTGCAGACCGCCTAAGTGAAAACACTGGCAGCGATCGCCCTGCCCACTGGTGGAATCTTGCACTTGTTCCTTTTTTGAAGATCCCAGCACTCAGACACCTCATGCATGTTAAAGTGTGGATACATAATATAATTGTTAGGAATGAatgatgtgtatatatgtagggAAGCTTGACGTTCATTACAATGAAAATAATTGTCAGTGTTGCAAACTCAAAATTTGTGTAATAAGTGTTTAAATCTCATTACTAGTCTGCTCcacttttattttgtgttattaaaTACATGATGCTCTGTGAAAGATATATTTCTAAAGATATCTAtacttaattatttaattgtctGAATTACATGTATGTGAAATTATAATCATTGCCAATTGCAAGTACAAGCCCTGTTCTTACACAACAGAACTTCTTTGACTTGGACCTTTTCTTTTGTGCCATTGTCCAATCAGGACCACCTtcatcagaaaataaaaaaaacaaaacaaatcagatgAATAAAAGTCGTTATTAAACTTGATGATCGTTGTATTGATCCGACGACGGTGCTGTATGTAGTGGGTTTAAATGGCTCGAGGTCTAGTTTTGAGTCAATCCCGAAGGCGTGCTCTGATTGGTCGAGGCGTGAGCACGTGGTGAGGGAGTCACGCGCTTTCCAGGAACCCGTCAGGAAGaagataaacaaaacaaacccgaGAGAAAGAAGACAGCGTGGATTTGTGAGGAaatttcatttaagttctcgTACAGATTACTCCTACCGAAGCGTCAAGCCTTGTTTTGACAACTGTAAAGCCTTGATACGGGTGAGTAAATCTGTTATCAACAGTTTAAGTCGCGGACACCGTCGAAGTACTCGTTAAACATGAATACAAACATTGTCTCCTGCTGTTAGCTCGGAAGCTAAGTTGTGATAAGCAGAGCTAGCTGCTGCTGCTAACTGAGAGTGGGAGGGACGGAGGCCATAGTTATCAAAGCAGCACAGCAAGTTTTAGTTCcgcactaaaacactacactctactccagCATTCGGGTGATTGGACTAATTTTGAGTGCTTGATGCATCTGGTTACTACTCTAATTTGTTCCTTTTTTGCAGTCAGCGCTGTGAGTGAACTCTGAGGATGGCTGGTTTGCTATCACTCTCATGATAGTGGCTGAATTGTTCTAGAAGGTTTTTGCTGTGTTGTCAAGGTTAATGTTGCTGAATGCGGGACAGATGGCTGCTTAAGCGCTTTGTGCATGCTCATGTGCCCTGTTTCAGcataaagttttaaaaatttCCTCACGAATGAAGAAAACGCTTAACTGTGGAAGGCTTTGCCTAAAGAAGTCCTGTCCATCAGTCGTTTGAATCTCAgtctaaaatgaataaataacacgATCAACGTGTTAGAAGTAAGAGGGCTAGATAGAATCTCAGATAAACAACTCGAAAAACCAAGCAGTGTGGAAAAAGTTGATCAGAATAGCCAAAAAAATGACGATCAGCATCATCTCAGTTTGTGTCTATGGATTGTAAAATTGATTGACTTATAGTTGATTGCtcgcttttttttcttgtatatatttaaaaggGGAACAAAATCCTGAAATATTAGGAGGATGAATAGTCTATTGCAGACTTGTCTGGGTACACGCCCCCCTATAGTACAACGCCAAGTCACAGAGGCTTTACAAAGTTGctcttctttatcttttttgccattatttaatacaactgtttattaaaaatcGTTTGCATGGTAGGGAATAATTTGCATTGataattatatttcattttgggtttttttgcgATCCAGTTGCACGACTGCTCTTTTCCCCGTCACGGAAAATGATGTTTATTACCACTAACATGTAAATAACTAGGCAGTAGAGTGTTAATAATAAAGTAGGAGATAATAATATGgattgtatatatgtataattcACTTATTTACGTAACGCGGGGAAGGCCTTGAGTGTTGTTTGTTGCTCGGGCGTTCTCAACCACACTTTATAGGTGAAGGATATTTACGGTATTGTGTGATTGACGTTCACGCGGACCGCTCAGCTTTGCGCGGGAGGCGGGCCGAAGTGGCGCGTCTAGCCAATGAGAGCGCTTGAAAGCGTGGGCGTTGGCGCAGTGCGCTAGAGGTTTGGTTGACGTTTGTTTTCGATAGGGGCCCATGATGAATTCAGCATTGTGGAGCAGGTCAGAGTCAAACGCGAACCTTCGACTGGATTTAAAGGAGCAGGAACTCCAGATACTGTAGTGTAGCACTCGTATGCGAGTGTTTGATGGCTGTATTTCGCAGAGATAGATGTGTCAGGGTTTGAGGTTTTTTAGGTCAACATTTCTTCCTGTAAACATTGCGTGGGTGGCAGCATGCTGTAAGAGGAACAGCAGCGAGGAAGCCACGCTGGTTTTCACACGGGATTATTTGCTTATAAAAAGTAGCTCTTACTTTGTGACAAAGATTTGACAAACCTAAGGCTACAGAGTTCAGATTGGTTGAAGAATCAGAGCTCTCCTACATGAACAGCCCATGGTCCACAGTGCACTGGAAGTTTTACCTGGTGTTGTTCTTACttgttctttgttgttgttcttgttttctgatttggTCCAAATTGCTTACTACACACACTTGTTTGATGGCCAGCTAAGGTTCGTCTACTGATCCTGAAACCCCGAAAAGCTCTTGAAAAAGGGCTTGCAGCAGTTTATTTGTGGTTTCTCTCAGACAAATTCTGATGTAATGTAGTCCAGTCCAAGCTGCGAAAATGAAACCTACTTGCAGTGAAATACATTGTAATGACTAAAGCACTGCTTTTTGATACCTGCTGCATTACACAGAGAGTATGTACATTCAGGAAGAAGGACACTGATTTGATCATAACATCCCCATTCTTAAGATTCTTCCATTCGTGCCTCAGACTGTTTGCTGCAGAGACATGTCTGAGACACAGAGTGGGTGATCTGATCACTGttggacattttttaaaagggcatttttatttactctttagAACTCTTTTGAATGCTAAAAGTGTTTGATGTAGAGCTCTGAGCATAGCCAGGACTGATTTTAcagatttcatttcagttgATCCTTTAATTTCATAAATCAATATTTCATAACCCTTTTCATAAACCTGTAGATTCAAAGCACTATTAACTGGTTTAAAGCTAATAGTCCCAGTGCTTCAATCAAGTAATGCATATAATATTATTCCATACAAGGGTCTCAGTTCAATATGTCTTCATATGAAAAATCTATCTAGTAGACTTCATAACAAGTAACAATAGTTACTATAACAATGGTTATAATGTTTCAGTTACATgaagtattaaataaacatactTCTACCAGCTTATTAACTCAGAAAGCAGCAAGTAGGAAGTGAAAAATTCCCCCAAATCTTTAAGGTCTGCTGTACACTGGCTTATTAACTTGGTGAATAACAATGCTGACAGTCAGAGGGCTTTCTCTGCAGAGAGCTCTGTGAATCTGAGAGCACATCAGAATAAacagcagaataaaataaagtgtcACATAGTCACACCAGTCACTTATTTTAGCGTTTTTAAATACAGCCACTTTTGCAGGAAATTCATGCATTTATCCTGTCAGTTGCCctttcagccaatcatgtggctaCAGCTTAGGAAAaaaatgcagatacaggtcaagagcttcacatTAGTGGGTTTGACTGTGATAtagttgttggtgccagatgggatGGTTATTTCGGAAATTGAAGATTTCCTGGGATTTTCCACATGCAACAGTGTATAGAGTCTACACACAACAGTTGTTGGCAAGAGAGGTCAGATGAGGATGGCCAGACTGCTTCAAGCTGACAGGCattagtaactcaaataagcactctcTACAACCAGGCTGAGCAGAACAGCATTTCCAGAAGAGCAACAAATATTGAGGTGAATGCACTACAGCAGCAGAACACCAAATCAGGGCCTACCCATGTCAGCCAAAAACAGGAACCTGAGATTACTGTGGGTACAGACTAAATGAAGCTGGTCACTTAGATTTTTGGGGACAAAAAACAGGTTCTGCTGTAAATTAATGCTGTTGCCATCAGCTCAATCAGAGGcgcaggttactttacttctcTAACAAGTATGGACCCGGGAAATTTCATTCTCATTCAAAAGGAATTGCACGACAATTCCagtgcaaacaaacacagaccGCCTTCTCTTGTAGGCTGAAAGGAGTGGACCCTGATGTGGTCTTCAGCTCTTGTAGCCCATCTGCGTCAACAATTATCTAGTTGTGtgttctgaaatgcttttctgatcATGGTTGTAAAGGGTGATTTCTTAAATGAACATGTCAGCTCTTCTGGCCATTTCCCTCTCACTTTTCTCAGCAACAAGCACATGTTCAGGCACTGCTAATTTTTGTTGTATTGAAACACTGTCTTATCAAGTTTAAATAGAGTTAAATAGAGAAATATTGATGCATCCCTAGTATGTCTATCTGAAAGTATGTAATTATggcagctttatttatttattattccttttCTTTAGTGTACAATGTCTCCTGTATACTATAGACTGCTGCATTGCTGCTGTAGTCATAAAGACTGTTTGTGCTTATTCCTTTACTCTAATTCACACTATTTTCCCTGAATctagtgatttataatcccattcttgATGGTTTCTGTTTTGTGTCCAGATTGCTCTCAAGGGTTTTTTTCCATCCctgtcatctcagggaggtaCTTTTGAATGTTGGATGTTTTTCTGGTTAGTTGATGAGTAATCAAAGTGTGTACCAAACACTAGTGCTGTATCAAAGAAATATGATGTAATTATGTAGGCAATACGGCACACCCCAAATTCATGGCCTAGTTTTGACTTGAGCCATATAGCTTTTCAATATAAACTCATCCAGAACCCATAGCCTAAACAggttatttaataattttctaATTAGCACcaccattattttttttaagtagatgtaatagtataataatgtaataaaaataattaaatgatgtTAACATTATACTTTTCGAGTAAGTCAAACACACAATTGAAAAAGCTCCAGATATTCTCCATTTACCTTGACAGAGCTCCCATGCGAGTGCACCTCGCAGACGTGAGATATTGCTTctgaagtgggcggagcttccagGAAGTGCCAAATAATATTAACAACATAGCTCAAAACACCTGTGTCAGTTTATTGGGGAGAAAACGGCTGCTCTTTTGGTATATAATAACCCAAAATGTCAAATTAGTTATGGTGAATTGCAGAGCTCCTGCTTAGAAAATCTGGTAATATACTACAGTCACAGTAAACATCACTGGTTATTGTGGCAGTGTAATGCCTTGTAGAGATAATTTAAACAGTATCGCACAAGCAGGAGTgcagttatactgaatatcGGCATGGTACAACAGGGTGCCACAGGTTTATACAACAGTTCTATAAACAAGAAGTTAATATCTAGGAAATGATATTTTGGATACAACATGGCCAAATGTTCTGTCACTAGTGGAAATAGATCCAGAAAAAGCCACACTCATTTACCAGCTTATCGGCTAGCCGGATAACTAACAAGGATGTGTACATTTCTGTTAAAGGAGCTTACAGTAAAATTTGCATGCCTTCTATCTTTTCATCTTCAAATGacaattttcatattttaagccAAATGATACGTTACAGAAATGTCATGTCTGCTGATGCTGGTTCTAACACTAGTGTAGTGATTGTTTTTAAAGTGGAATTTTACATAGTAAACACAGAAGAGCaaagtaaaaacacacatcCCAGTGTGGTTATAGTAAATACAGGAACTCTGGGAAGGCTGCTCAACCTGTCAAATTAGTGGACCGGAATAAACTATTGCAAaatatgtataattatataaatattatttataaatgtgatttttttttcataaaaaattatatagcTCTCGCATAGCCTAGTTTAGAGTTGCACGAAAGATTGTGTTTATTCAAACCCGCTAGCTAGCTTTAGAAAAGAGCAGCGCAAAGAATCACAATTGTCCTGCTTTTTCCAGGATGGATCTAAGCTGAAACTGTCTAGAAAGAATTGCAaggtttctctttctctttgttcaGCATTTCCTTTTCCAGCCCGGTCATTCTTTGCAACACAATCATTTCAAAAGCTGGTGTCACTTGCCTGTGATCTGTAAACTTTTGCTCCAGAGTAAATTGAGGCACCTTAAATCTAATCAGGATTGAAGTATAAAATTCACCAGAATTCTGCTTGTTGTAGCACATTATCAAACAAAAGTGTCAGTTTAAATCAGCTTAGTGTTTTATggtaacactgtaaaaaataatactgTACTGAaaatactgtacactgtacgATTTCTTAGGCTCAATCTGCTAACCCCGATCGTTCAAATCATAGCAAAGGATAGCTTTTTAGACCAATGTTGTTTTCAGCTATATCCGAGAGCTGTCTTGCATGCTATATAAGCATGTATACACAACAGGTGAATATATTCATTGGATGGGGGTGCCTGGTCTCTTCCCCATTCCAGATTTGACGTTTGACATTTCCTCTGTCAAAGTTGGGATTGTGACAGCTAGGTAAAGTTTTATGGAAAGTTTTGCATGCAAATCATCCTGTCTGCTGAAAGAGTATAAGAAGGCAGTCAGTCACTAAAGGGGAAAATGGTGTTTTGTTGTCTTTCCTCTGTGTCATTTTCTATCGTTTGTGTTACAAGCTCTACAGTTTGCAAAAACTGAAGGGTGATAATACACTTGTTTGACTTCACAATGCCAGGAGGAAATGATGTCATCTAGCACACGAAGAAGGCTGTGTTGCTCCATCTCACAGCTGGCCAGTACAGCCCTGGCACTCTCACGCACATTTCACTTGATTTGTTATGCAAAGGGCGTTAGGCTGTTCGGGTTCCTCTGTTTATGACTATCTGTAGGCAGTGGTGAAAGGGTGCTGCAGAGGTTGTTTAAAAATAGCCCCGGCGCTTGACACTCTTGTTCTTGCTCTCTCGCCTTCTTCCGAACTGTCTTCAGGGCTGCTAGCTTTTCTTCTATGGAGCTGAATCACCTTTTTCAGAGGGCCTCTGTAACTTTTTCTGACCATGGCTAGACATGCATTATCTTGCACAAAGTCAttccatttctttctgtctcctgTTGCTGTTTGTGTCGTGCTGCACCGAGGAACAAAGGTCTATCAGTTGATGCTGCTAGTGCTTGTTCTAATTTCAGCAAACAGCCGGTTGTGACAGCCGCTTGTAGCTACTGTTTGTACACTGAATTGCAGTTTGTAAGTGACGTTTTATTTATGCACAACATGTTTACAACAGTGAACTGGCAGTGTCACTGTTACACTGAAGTGTATCACACATGCAGATAATGATCATTGTGATCAACCTGATACCCATTTTCATTTGTTAAtacctttttacattttctttatctGCAGAAAACAGAGGAGAAAAACACAGCCATACTCGCATGTGTGGCTAAGGCATTGTTATTGCAGAACGTCTTATTGGTCACATCAATTGTCTGCCAGAGACTGACACAAGAACAAGGATATTGTGGGAAGCGAGGTGGCAGAAAAGTTTCCGCCAAGGAACCAGGAATCTGTTCTCGGCAATGCCTCAGGTATGGCTTAGTATGTAATGTGTCAGCTGTATGCAGAAATGTTATAGGTTAATGAttttgaatatttcatttcctttatgTTTTAGCAACATGTGAATAATCTGTTGTATGTTTCAAATGGGTGATCACAAGCTGATGTCTTTCAAACCTATTTTCAGAATGCCTGTTTTATTACAGACCAGAATCAAACTTTCTCACCCCTGAATTGATAATTCAGCAGTATCTGTTTTCATTTGTCATGCAGCCTAGTGTCAGTGGAATGGATCCTCCCTTTGGGGATGCCTTTCAAAACTACACTTTCGCTGACCAGGCACTGACCAGCACTGACCTGTTAGCCAACAGCTCAGACCCAGACTTCATTTATGAACTGGTGAGTGTGTAGAGGTTTTGTCTCGCTTTGAATCACTTAGAACATTTTGTTTAGTTATTTCTTGTTATTCTTGTGTCCCTGTTACAGGACAGAGATATGACTTGTCGCCAGAGCCCTGGTAGAGACGTGTTTGAAGTTGAGGACTGCAAGGAGTTTGACAGCATGGAAAATCTTCCAGAACTAATAGACAATGACCTGGCTTACAGCTCCAACTTCGAACAGTGGGACACATATTGGGAAGACTTGACCAAGTACACACGCCTCACCAGCTGTGACATCTGGGGCACTAAGGAGGTTGACTTCTTGGGCCTGGATGATTTCTCCAGCCCTTACCAAGATGAGGAAGTCATAAGCCGTACACCCACCTTGGCCCAGCTCAACAGTGAGGACTCTCAGCCAGTGTCAGACACTTTATACCTTCCAGATTCACTGGCAGGTCAAAAGCAGACTATTTTTCCTCCGCCAGTGGTAGGGAAGAAGATGGCCAGAACCACCACTTTTGTCACAGGCACTTCCTCCAATCACAGTACACTGCCGGATTATGCCGAAGGTTCCCAGAAGGCCACGTGGCCAGTACCCTCAAGCACTGAGACTATGGCAAAAGCCCAGATGCAAGGGCCTAGCAGGGTTGCATCTCCCCAGCCAGAGAACACAGATTATGTACGCAAGGCCAAGGTTTGCATTAGCGTACCACGCAAGCCCTTCCTAGAGAGTTGTGCTCCACAGATCAGTGTGTCTGCCAGCTCCCCTCTCATCAAGGAGCACGAGTCAAGTGCTTCTTTGATCAGTAATGTCCAAACAGCCACTATTGACACTCCATCTTCTCTTATTCCACTGGTTTGTGAGAAAAAAGTGGAAATCTGTAAAAGAGAAGCTCTGTGTGGCTCTACTCCAGAGGTAGGATTGTCAAGAGGAAAGCCAATGAAGCATAACTTCCCTGTGGCTGGCAGCAGTGAAACCTTGCTCACCGTGAGTGCTCTCGGAGCCGATGCTACTGCTGCCgctgagaagaagaaagaagaggagCACAACTACTCACTATTCCTGAACCGGGTGAGGCTTGCAGGCAAAGCTCCCACTGAcatagaggaagaagaagatgaggaagaagaagaaggcgaggaggaagaggaagaggaggaggcaGAGGGGGTGGACTTGGATGATGAAGACCATGATGAAGGATTTGGCAGCGAGCATGAGCTTTCAGaaaatgaagaggaagaggaagaagaagaagatgatgagtATGAGGGAGACAAAGATGATGACATCAGCGATGCGTTCTCCGAGCCAGGTACAGATCAGCATATGGATGTACTCATTCAAGTGTCTTGACGGCCATTCACTGCTTATGTGGGTTTATTATTATAGGTCTAATTATCCACAATGAGCTAATTACGTTTGCAGATTAGATGTGTAGTTTTTAACTCGAAATGTTGTATGATGACTTTTCTAAGCAGTTACCTAGCAGGCTCAGAATTGGGTCATGTTTTTCCTGTTCGATAAGCTTTGACCTAATGTGAACTCTTACTGATGAGACATTACAATAACTATGTCTAGGTTGTGTCTTGTTAAGTGAGATGGGAGTGGTTTTCTTTTACTCTCTGTCTTCAAATAAGCCTTGCCTTTGTCAGTTCTGCGTTTCGCATCTTAAATTTTTTTGTCAAGCTGAGCATTCTCTTCTCTTTCGAATAGGATGTGACACGGACATGGTAGAGGACGTAAAAGGTTTGACTGCCGGAATTTCCAGAAAGAGGGGCAAGCGCAGATACTTTTGGGAATAC from Hemibagrus wyckioides isolate EC202008001 linkage group LG18, SWU_Hwy_1.0, whole genome shotgun sequence harbors:
- the crebrf gene encoding CREB3 regulatory factor, which produces MPQPSVSGMDPPFGDAFQNYTFADQALTSTDLLANSSDPDFIYELDRDMTCRQSPGRDVFEVEDCKEFDSMENLPELIDNDLAYSSNFEQWDTYWEDLTKYTRLTSCDIWGTKEVDFLGLDDFSSPYQDEEVISRTPTLAQLNSEDSQPVSDTLYLPDSLAGQKQTIFPPPVVGKKMARTTTFVTGTSSNHSTLPDYAEGSQKATWPVPSSTETMAKAQMQGPSRVASPQPENTDYVRKAKVCISVPRKPFLESCAPQISVSASSPLIKEHESSASLISNVQTATIDTPSSLIPLVCEKKVEICKREALCGSTPEVGLSRGKPMKHNFPVAGSSETLLTVSALGADATAAAEKKKEEEHNYSLFLNRVRLAGKAPTDIEEEEDEEEEEGEEEEEEEEAEGVDLDDEDHDEGFGSEHELSENEEEEEEEEDDEYEGDKDDDISDAFSEPGCDTDMVEDVKGLTAGISRKRGKRRYFWEYSEQLTPSKQERMLKPSEWDRDTLPSNMYQKNGLHHGKYTLKKSRRTDVEDLTPNPRKLLQIGNELRKLNKVISDLTPVSELPLTARPRSRKEKNKLASRACRLKKKAQYEANKVKLWGLGTEYDRLLFVINTIKEEIVNRVQDSSNNNGTSMAEKLDKLIEETLVQSPVAGQTSDFVNQILENTGKGDPTGGLVGLRVPTLKV